The following are encoded together in the Drosophila takahashii strain IR98-3 E-12201 chromosome X, DtakHiC1v2, whole genome shotgun sequence genome:
- the Chpf gene encoding chondroitin sulfate glucuronyltransferase has translation MRRPVTNLNRNHYFVIGLVLGLLLSFYIPQDIWELVQQEECPQEAAENLLIERFGQEFEPHLNLINKPLAAKKPVKNVIRPRYYSSELGIREKLFIGVMTSQEHINTFATAFNRTTAHLVNKIKFFIYADSVKTNYKLKNIVGFTDTRESRRPFHVVKYIADNYLDEYDYFLLVPDTVYVDARKLVKLLYHMSITFDLYMGGARIGLDPPPGGNSASMDDQPPEDEAPGASDRNYCSLEAGILLSSSVIRKMRNNLERCVRIGSTSDHSVNIGRCVKYASRVAGCQESFQGMRQYSYALDAPGRRHRDFSELAKEEAFRNASTVYPVQMPEDFYRLHAYYSKHHLEKVQERGYALEQKSYRIANGSISNKILEIRWPLGVPPPSAPETRHDILTWQLLNGTHSFLPHGNAEHAVAPLSRIEALDFAKVLEIALQYASLKHPRLSYHSLHSAYRKFDATRGMDYQLHLSLQEGSGRSRRLVVKSFEVVKPLGRVEVVPSPYVTESTRIAMLVPAFEHQVPDAVQFVEQYERICMQNQDNTFLLLIFMYRLDSPSKGDEDPFKALKTLALDLSSKYKTDGSRIAWVSIRLPEQLSEPVDSQAWLLHASMYGPRQLLSLVVADLALPKLGLESLVLLATPGMLFKADFLNRVRMNTIQGFQVYAPIGFQMYPCRWAQFCRECDTCDVSQSSGYFDRHNHDVIAFYSRDYVQARKLLHPQGLPIIRSDLDIDQLLLQSGGEERRPAGVESILDMFVAAQHSVHILRGVEPNLRFGQDVRNHLARGGSLPDSQPEQCGREQCIHLASRKQIGDAIIRYEDKSILHK, from the exons ATGCGGAGGCCCGTTACGAATTTGAATCGGAATCACTACTTTGTCATCGGCCTGGTCCTGGGCCTCCTGCTCAGCTTCTACATTCCGCAGGACATTTGGGAGCTGGTGCAGCAGGAGGAGTGTCCCCAGGAGGCCGCCGAGAATCTGCTGATCGAGCGATTCGGCCAGGAGTTCGAGCCCCATTTGAACCTCATCAACAAGCCGCTGGCGGCCAAAAAGCCG GTGAAAAATGTGATTCGCCCGCGCTACTACTCCTCGGAGCTGGGGATCCGCGAGAAGCTCTTCATCGGGGTGATGACCTCGCAGGAGCACATCAACACCTTTGCGACGGCCTTCAACCGCACCACCGCCCACCTGGTGAACAAGATCAAGTTCTTCATCTACGCGGACAGCGTGAAGACCAACTACAAGCTGAAGAACATCGTGGGCTTCACGGACACGCGGGAGAGCCGCCGTCCCTTCCATGTGGTCAAGTACATAGCGGATAATTATCTGGACGAGTACGACTACTTCCTGCTGGTCCCAGACACCGTCTACGTGGATGCCCGCAAGCTGGTGAAGCTGCTCTACCACATGAGCATCACCTTTGACCTCTACATGGGTGGTGCCCGCATTGGGTTGGATCCTCCGCCCGGTGGCAACAGTGCCTCGATGGACGACCAGCCGCCGGAGGATGAGGCTCCCGGGGCCAGCGATCGCAACTACTGCTCCCTGGAGGCGGGCATCCTGCTCAGCAGCAGCGTCATCCGCAAGATGCGCAACAACCTGGAGCGCTGCGTCCGCATCGGAAGCACCAGCGACCACAGCGTCAACATCGGGCGGTGCGTCAAGTACGCCAGTCGGGTGGCCGGATGCCAGGAGAGCTTTCAG GGCATGCGGCAATATAGCTACGCCTTGGATGCGCCGGGCCGCCGTCATCGCGACTTCAGCGAATTGGCCAAGGAGGAGGCCTTCCGCAATGCCAGCACCGTGTATCCCGTCCAGATGCCAGAGGACTTCTACCGCCTGCACGCCTACTACTCCAAG CACCACCTGGAGAAGGTGCAGGAGCGTGGCTATGCGCTGGAGCAGAAGTCGTACCGCATCGCCAACGGGAGCATCTCGAACAAGATCCTGGAGATCCGCTGGCCGCTGGGCGTGCCGCCGCCGAGTGCGCCGGAGACGCGCCACGACATCCTCACGTGGCAGCTGCTGAACGGGACGCACAGCTTCCTGCCGCACGGCAATGCGGAGCACGCGGTGGCCCCGCTGTCGCGGATCGAGGCACTGGACTTTGCCAAGGTCCTGGAGATAGCCCTGCAGTATGCGTCGCTCAAGCATCCGCGGCTCAGCTACCACAGCCTGCACAGTGCCTACAGAAAGTTCGATGCCACGCGGGGCATGGACTACCAGCTGCATCTCAGCCTGCAGGAGGGTTCGGGCCGGAGTCGCCGGCTGGTGGTCAAGAGCTTCGAGGTGGTGAAGCCCCTGGGTCGCGTGGAGGTGGTTCCCTCGCCATATGTGACGGAGAGCACGCGGATTGCCATGTTGGTGCCCGCCTTTGAGCATCAAGTGCCGGATGCTGTGCAGTTTGTGGAGCAGTACGAAAGGATATGCATGCAGAACCAGGACAACACCTTCCTGCTGCTG ATCTTCATGTACCGCCTAGATTCGCCCAGCAAGGGCGACGAGGATCCCTTTAAGGCTCTGAAGACGCTGGCCCTGGATTTGTCCTCCAAGTACAAGACGGACGGCTCGAGGATCGCCTGGGTGTCCATCCGTCTGCCGGAGCAGCTGAGCGAACCGGTGGACTCGCAGGCCTGGCTGCTCCACGCCTCCATGTACGGCCCACGCCAGCTGCTCAGCCTGGTGGTGGCGGATTTGGCCCTGCCCAAGCTGGGCCTCGAATCCCTCGTCCTGCTGGCCACGCCCGGCATGCTCTTCAAGGCCGACTTCCTCAATCGCGTGCGCATGAACACGATCCAGGGCTTCCAGGTGTACGCACCGATCGGCTTCCAAATGTACCCCTGCCGCTGGGCGCAGTTCTGCCGCGAGTGCGACACCTGCGACGTCAGCCAGAGCAGCGGGTACTTCGATCGCCACAACCACGACGTGATCGCCTTCTACAGCCGGGATTATGTCCAGG CCCGCAAGCTGCTGCATCCGCAGGGACTGCCGATCATCCGCAGCGACCTGGACATCgaccagctgctgctgcagtccgGCGGCGAGGAGAGGCGGCCGGCGGGCGTGGAGAGCATCCTGGACATGTTCGTGGCGGCGCAGCACTCGGTGCACATACTGCGCGGCGTGGAGCCGAATCTGCGCTTCGGCCAGGATGTGCGGAACCACCTGGCCCGCGGAGGATCCCTGCCGGACAGCCAGCCGGAGCAGTGCGGCCGGGAGCAGTGCATCCATTTGGCGTCCCGCAAGCAGATCGGCGACGCCATCATTCGCTACGAGGACAAAAGTATTCTGCACAAATAG
- the Fer3HCH gene encoding soma ferritin, producing the protein MALCSRNIGRHMCMLMRQNFAKSCEKKLNDQINMELKACHQYLAMAYHFDRSDISSPGLHGFFLKSSAEEREHAEKIMKYMNKRGGLIVLSSVPEPQPCFASSLDALKVALKMELEVNRHLLDLHSLAGKESDPNLCDFIEANFLQEQVDGQKILADYICQLEKAQTDVGDYLFDKYMGSGMHSGK; encoded by the exons ATGGCGTTGTGCTCCCGCAACATTGGGCGCCACATGTGCATGCTGATGCGTCAGAACTTCGCCAAAAGTTGCGAGAAGAAGCTGAACGACCAGATCAACATGGAGTTGAAGGCCTGCCACCAGTACCTGGCCATG GCCTACCATTTCGATCGTTCGGATATCAGTTCCCCGGGACTGCATGGATTTTTTCTCAAGTCGAGCGCCGAGGAGCGGGAGCACGCGGAGAAAATCATGAAGTACATGAACAAGCGGGGCGGTCTCATCGTTTTGAGCAGTGTACCAGAGCCGCAGCCCTGTTTCGCCAGCAGCCTGGATGCCCTGAAGGTGGCTCTGAAAATGGAACTGGAGGTCAACCGGCATCTGCTGGATCTGCACTCGCTGGCCGGAAAGGAATCGGATCCCAATCTGTGCGACTTCATCGAGGCGAACTTCCTGCAGGAGCAGGTCGACGGCCAGAAAATCCTGGCCGACTACATCTGCCAATTGGAAAAGGCCCAGACGGATGTGGGTGACTATCTGTTCGACAAGTACATGGGCTCCGGCATGCATTCCGGCAAGTGA
- the LOC108068288 gene encoding probable alpha-aspartyl dipeptidase — translation MGGARNLLLLSSSRLYGYGYLEHARGQLEDLFKSANVKTVLFVPYALRDHDKYTATVRDALEPWGYQVEGLHTKQDREEALKEAQAIFVGGGNTFVLLRTLYELKLIDPIRELVLRRGLPYVGSSAGTNVATRSIHTTNDMPVAYPPTFEALALVPFNINPHYLDPEAGSHHKGETRDERIEEFVAYHRLPVLGLREGTSVRVEGQKATLLGDRNAKLFKADGGAEELTPQADLSFLLHK, via the exons ATGGGCGGTGCACGGAACCTTTTGTTGCTCTCCTCGTCGCGTTTGTACGGCTATGGATATTTGGAGCACGCGCGTGGCCAGCTGGAGGATCTCTTCAAGAG tgCCAACGTGAAGACGGTGCTCTTTGTGCCCTACGCTCTGCGGGATCACGACAAGTACACGGCCACCGTGCGGGATGCCCTGGAGCCGTGGGGCTACCAAGTGGAGGGGCTGCACACGAAACAGGATCGAGAGGAGGCTCTGAAGGAGGCGCAGGCCATCTTCGTGGGCGGCGGCAACACCTTCGTCCTGCTGCGCACCCTCTACGAGCTGAAGCTGATCGATCCCATCCGGGAACTGGTCCTCCGGCGCGGACTGCCCTATGTGGGCAGCAGTGCGGGCACCAATGTGGCCACCCGGTCCATCCACACCACCAACGACATGCCGGTGGCCTATCCGCCGACCTTCGAGGCCCTGGCCCTCGTGCCCTTCAACATCAATCCGCACTATCTGGATCCGGAGGCGGGCAGCCATCACAAGGGCGAGACGCGGGACGAGCGGATCGAGGAGTTCGTGGCCTACCACCGTCTTCCCGTCCTGGGTCTTCGCGAGGGCACCAGTGTCCGGGTTGAGGGCCAGAAGGCCACGCTCCTCGGCGATCGCAATGCCAAGCTCTTCAAGGC tgATGGCGGCGCCGAAGAACTAACTCCCCAAGCGGATCTCAGCTTCCTGCTGCACAAATAA
- the lic gene encoding dual specificity mitogen-activated protein kinase kinase 6, producing the protein MSRRPRLSPFSISKEPEPAIVPPRNLDSRATIQIGEQTFDIDADSLEKICDLGRGAYGIVEKMRHRQTDTVLAVKRIPMTVNIREQHRLVMDLDISMRSSDCPYTVHFYGAMYREGDVWICMEVMSTSLDKFYPKVFRHDLRMEESVLGKIAMSVVSALHYLHAQLKVIHRDVKPSNILINRAGQVKICDFGISGYLVDSIAKTIDAGCKPYMAPERIDPQGNPAQYDIRSDVWSLGISMIEMATGRYPYDNWRTPFEQLRQVVEDDPPRLPAGTFSPEFEDFIAVSLQKEYMERPNYEQLLKHSFIVEHLQRNTDISEFVARILDLPDNQPAQ; encoded by the exons ATGTCGCGACGTCCGCGCCTCTCgcccttttccatttccaaggAACCGGAGCCAGCCAT AGTGCCGCCACGCAACCTGGACTCGCGGGCCACCATCCAGATCGGCGAGCAGACCTTCGACATCGACGCCGACAGCCTGGAGAAGATCTGCGATCTGGGACGCGGCGCCTATGGGATTGTGGAGAAGATGCGCCACCGGCAGACCGACACGGTGCTCGCCGTCAAGCGAATCCCAATGACGGTGAACATACGCGAACAGCATCGCCTCGTCATGGATCTGGACATCTCGATGAGGTCCAGCGACTGTCCTTATACGGTGCATTTCTATGGGGCCATGTACCGCGAGGGCGACGTCTGGATCTGCATGGAGGTGATGAGCACCAGCCTGGACAAGTTCTATCCGAAGGTCTTCCGCCACGATCTCCGCATGGAGGAGAGCGTCCTGGGCAAG ATCGCCATGAGCGTGGTCAGTGCGCTGCACTATCTGCACGCCCAGCTGAAGGTCATCCATCGGGACGTGAAGCCCTCGAACATACTGATCAACCGGGCCGGCCAGGTCAAGATCTGTGACTTTGGCATCTCAG GCTACCTGGTGGACTCCATTGCCAAGACCATCGATGCCGGCTGCAAGCCTTACATGGCACCCGAACGCATCGATCCACAAGGAAATCCGGCGCAGTATGACATCCGGTCGGATGTTTGGTCGCTGGGCATCAGCATGATCGAAATGGCCACCGGCCGCTACCCGTACGACAATTGGCGGACGCCCTTCGAGCAGCTGCGCCAG gtgGTTGAGGACGATCCGCCGCGTCTGCCGGCGGGCACGTTCTCGCCGGAGTTCGAGGACTTCATCGCCGTCAGCCTGCAGAAGGAGTACATGGAGCGGCCCAACTACGAGCAGCTGCTCAAGCACAGCTTCATTGTGGAGCACCTGCAGCGCAACACGGACATCTCGGAGTTCGTGGCCAGGATACTGGATTTGCCCGACAACCAGCCGGCGCAGTAG